The Micrococcales bacterium region CCTGTCATCGCCCGGTAACTGCGCTTGGACAGCAACTCCCCGGTCCCGATGACGCGCGGATCTGGCGAGGTCCTTGATGTCCGTGGTCTGCGTGGCGCCGACCGGGGTGCCCCAGGCCATGTTCCAGAACGTGGACTCCTCGTAGAACTTCGTGCTGGCCGGCAGTCCGAGATATCCGCGGCGCTCCGAACTGAAGGCGTGCAGCACCGGCTCCGGGATCTGCCCGGTCTGGTTGGCGACGGTGGCCTTCAGGCCCATCGGGTCGAGGACCTCGCGCTTGATGAGCCTCGACAGCGGCTTGCCGCCCACCTTGGCGAGGATCTTCCCCAGGACCATGAAGTTCGTGTGGGAGTAACTCCAGTTGGATCCGGGCGGGAACAGCACCGGCTTGGCGAACGCGACCTTCCGCCGCTCACGGTAGGTCCACTCGTGGAAGGGGTTCTCGACGAAGGCCAACTGCCAGGCCGGGTCCTGCTCGTAATCGGGGTACCCGGAGGTCTGGTTGGCGAGCATCTTCAGGGTGACCTGGTCGGAGTTCGGCAGACCCGGCAGCCACTCGTCGACCGTGTCGTTGAGTTTCACCTTGCCCTGGTCGACGTAGCGCAGCAGCAGCGTGCTCACATAGGCGAACGCGACGGCACCGTTGCGGAAGCGCATGTCGGTGGTGGCCGGGACCCCTGTCATCGACGTGCCGTAGGCCTTCGTCGAGACGATCTTGCCGCCCTTGGTGACCCGCACGATCACCGCTCGCAAGTGGTCCTGCTTCATCTGGTCGCGGACGATCCGGTCGATCTGCTTCGGCGTGCTGTCCGCGACAGCCGGCACCGCCAGCGCCGTCAGCCCAAGAGCCACCACCATCGCTGCCGCAGTCCGTCGACCCACCATGCACAATCCCTTCGTTTACCGGGAAGTCAACCACGCGAGTGCGACGAAGTTGCGGGGGGCCCGACCCCGAATGTGTCGAAGGTGCGCGGTGCGCCGCCGCAAACCCCGCACCGTCATCACAAACCGTCTGCGGGGGGCCGCACCTTCGTCACAGAACCCCGGGGTGCGGGTCGGTCTGCGCTACAGCCCCAGGTCTCGCCCGATGAGTTCCTTCATGATCTCGTTGCTGCCCGCCCAGATCTTCGTCACGCGGGCGTCACGCCAGGCACGCGCCACGCGGTACTCGTTCATGTACCCGTAGCCGCCGTACAACTGCACGCAGGCGTCGATGACGTCGTTCTGGATCTCCGCGGACCACCACTTGGCCTTGGCCGCATCCACGGCCGTGAGGTCACCGGCGTTGAATGCCAGCACGCACTGGTCGACGAACGCCCGCGACACCTCGAGCTTGGTCTGCAGTTCGGCCGCCAGGAACTTGTTGTGCTGGAAACTGCCCACCGGCTGCCCGAAGGCCTTGCGTTCCTTGATGTAGTCCAGGGTCTCCTCGAAGATCGACCAGGCGTGGGCGATGTTGGACACCGCCGCGCCGAGCCGCTCCTGCGGCAGCCGCTGCATCATGTGGATGAAGCCCAGGTTGAGCTCCCCGATGATGTTTGCGGCGGGCACCCGGACGTTGTCGAAGAACAACTCCGCGGTGTCGCTCTCGGTCTGGCCCACCTTGTCGAGCTTGCGCCCGCGGCTGAACCCCGGCATGTTCGCCTCGACGCCGAACAGTGTGATGCCCTTGGCACCGGACCCGGGGGTGGTGCGCGCGGCGACCACGATGAGGTCGGCGGAGTACCCGTTGGTGATGAAGGTCTTCGAGCCGTTCAGCACCCAGACGTCGCCGTCCTGCACAGCCGTGGTCTTCAGCGCCGCGAGGTCGGACCCACCACTGGGCTCGGTCATGCCGATCGCGGTCACGATCTCGCCGCTGCAGAACCGCGGCAGCCAGCGCTCCTTCTGCTCCTCGGTGCACAGGTCGGCCAGGTACGGAGCCACGATGTCGGCGTGGATTCCCAGGCAGGACGACAGCGCCGCCGAGACCCGCGACAGTTCCTCACTGAGCACGGCGTTGAAGCGGTAGTCGTCGGCCTGGGACCCGCCGAACGCTTCCGGAATCTCCAGACCCAGGAAGCCCTGTTTGCCGGCACTGATCCAGATGTCGCGGGGAAACGCCTTGGCCTCGATGAACTCGTCCATGCGGGGGCGGACCTCCCGATCCACCCAGGTGCGGGCGGAGGCCCGGAAAGCCTCATGGTCCTCGGTGTAGATGGTCCGCTTCATGGTCGGCTCCTCCAGATAACTAAGCAAGCGCTTACTCAGCCATGGTACTGTACGCCTTCTGGAGGTGACCATGCCGACAACCAGCGAGCGGGCGGCAATCAGCCGGGAACGCCTGCTGACAGCGGCCGGGGAGGCCTTCGCGCAGCGCGGCTTCCACGCCACGACGACCCGCGACATTGCCGCCGCGGCGGGCATGAGCCCGGCAGCCGTCTATGTGCACCACGCCTCCAAGGAGGAGTTGCTCCACCTCATCGCCCTCGAGGGTCACCTGCAGACCCAGCGCCTGGTGCGCGACGCCATCGCCGCTTCCGACGACCCGGTGGGGCAACTCCGGGAGGTGGTGCGGGCCTTCACCACGTTCCACACCGAGCAGCATTCCTTGGCCCGAGTCATCAACTACGAACTCGTCTCGCTGGACGAGGCGCACCGGCGCGAGATCGATGTCCTGCGCCGGGCGATCCGCCGCGACGTGCAGGGGGTGATCGAACGTGGGGTTGGGACCGGAGTGTTCGACACCCCAGACCCGAAACTGGCGACCATGGCGATCCTGTCCCTGGGCATCGACATCGCCCGGTGGCACCAGGTGGAGGCCACCTGGCCCGCACGACGCATCGTGGCCTCTTACACCGATCTGGCGCTGCGCATGGTGGGCGCCCCGAGGAAAGGACCCGTATGAGCGTTCTCGACAGCTTCCGGCTCGACGGCAAGGTCGCCCTGGTCACCGGCGCCTCGTCCGGTCTGGGCGTGGCCATCGCGCACGGCCTGGCCGAAGCCGGCGCCGATGTCGTCGTCGGAGCCCGCCGCGCCGAGCGACTGGCCGATACTGTGGCGGGGATCGAGGCAACCGGGCGCCGGGGGCTCGCAGTCGCCACG contains the following coding sequences:
- a CDS encoding beta-lactamase family protein, with the translated sequence MVGRRTAAAMVVALGLTALAVPAVADSTPKQIDRIVRDQMKQDHLRAVIVRVTKGGKIVSTKAYGTSMTGVPATTDMRFRNGAVAFAYVSTLLLRYVDQGKVKLNDTVDEWLPGLPNSDQVTLKMLANQTSGYPDYEQDPAWQLAFVENPFHEWTYRERRKVAFAKPVLFPPGSNWSYSHTNFMVLGKILAKVGGKPLSRLIKREVLDPMGLKATVANQTGQIPEPVLHAFSSERRGYLGLPASTKFYEESTFWNMAWGTPVGATQTTDIKDLARSARHRDRGVAVQAQLPGDDRTEPAGLRPAPGQLRAGLLRAGGSVQLRPGHRALR
- a CDS encoding acyl-CoA dehydrogenase family protein, yielding MKRTIYTEDHEAFRASARTWVDREVRPRMDEFIEAKAFPRDIWISAGKQGFLGLEIPEAFGGSQADDYRFNAVLSEELSRVSAALSSCLGIHADIVAPYLADLCTEEQKERWLPRFCSGEIVTAIGMTEPSGGSDLAALKTTAVQDGDVWVLNGSKTFITNGYSADLIVVAARTTPGSGAKGITLFGVEANMPGFSRGRKLDKVGQTESDTAELFFDNVRVPAANIIGELNLGFIHMMQRLPQERLGAAVSNIAHAWSIFEETLDYIKERKAFGQPVGSFQHNKFLAAELQTKLEVSRAFVDQCVLAFNAGDLTAVDAAKAKWWSAEIQNDVIDACVQLYGGYGYMNEYRVARAWRDARVTKIWAGSNEIMKELIGRDLGL
- a CDS encoding TetR family transcriptional regulator, giving the protein MPTTSERAAISRERLLTAAGEAFAQRGFHATTTRDIAAAAGMSPAAVYVHHASKEELLHLIALEGHLQTQRLVRDAIAASDDPVGQLREVVRAFTTFHTEQHSLARVINYELVSLDEAHRREIDVLRRAIRRDVQGVIERGVGTGVFDTPDPKLATMAILSLGIDIARWHQVEATWPARRIVASYTDLALRMVGAPRKGPV